A section of the Malania oleifera isolate guangnan ecotype guangnan chromosome 2, ASM2987363v1, whole genome shotgun sequence genome encodes:
- the LOC131149839 gene encoding DNA-directed RNA polymerases II, IV and V subunit 12: MDPVPPPAPVGYICGDCGTENYLKQGDVIQCRECGYRILYKKRTRRIVQYEAR, encoded by the exons ATGGATCCTGTTCCACCGCCTGCACCAGTCGGCTACATCTGCGGAG ATTGTGGGACGGAAAACTATCTGAAACAAGGCGACGTGATTCAGTGCCGAGAGTGCGGTTACCGCATCTTGTATAAAAAACGTACTCGCCGAA TTGTTCAGTACGAGGCTCGCTGA